The window CTTCCCgtattatttttaatagcaTTGGATAGAAGGTCTGCCATGtttacaaaaaggaaaaaaattatggtaaaacGAAACGTACgatctttattttataaagttgtaaacaaaaatatatatatatatatacataataccttttttttgggaatttttacattttatgatATTGTCAAATCTCAATATTTCTTTATCATTGGATAAACTTAatggtatatatacatttttcagtAACcaccaaatatattattagatttcccaattctttttagaaaattacgactttaaaaagtttttaatatttgaatacaTATCTCATTCAATGAATGTAGGAACTATATAACCATGAACATTTTTGGAAACTATTAAAATCCAAGactaatttatgtttatttccgatttataaaaaactttaaaatatgtttttttttagatttcgaAAATAGGTTaatatctctattttatattatcacTTTAACgaatttttgagttttagaataataaataaattccCCGATTATATTTTacgtaaaataacaaaaaaaatactcaagAACTTTAAACAATTAAGATAAAATTCAACATTGTTAACCATTATAAGGAACACGAAGTTTATCCCAATCAATATTAGGAACAACACATTCTTTGACATCTTTCTCAATAACAATCCTAACATCTTCTAACCTGTTACGCTCTGCAACCAAGTCGATTTGCCCCTCCAAGATATTGTTCATTAGCGAGATCTGAGCATTGATAGTTTCAAGTTGACAGATTAAGCCAACagattcttcctttttcttgatATACTCTTTCAACATATCAAAGATCGCAGTGAAATGTCTCGTCGTTTCCTTTAGAACCACGTCTCTCGATTTTCGAAACGCTTGTTTAACCATATCGATTGCTCCATCTTCCCATTCGAAATCTGACATGAGCTCTTTCCGTTTCCTAGAACTTCCACCCTCCATCTCTAATtctgaaaaatatttatgaaaaactGTAAACTTAGAAACTAAGAATTCATGAAACGAAAAAGTAAGTAAATATCGTTCGAGATCTTACCACAAGGATATGGATGataacaaacctttttttttctctttgttgacaggggaaaacaaaaggtcacaATATTAATATAAAGACGTAGAACGGTTAAATATTAGTTCTAAGAGCCGCGGAGATTCTCATATTGACGTCTATTAAGGTCGGGCCCATATAGGTTAACCAAGAAAAATCATCGATCCTCTTTGTCAAAACTTAGAATAAAGTTTAATTAGCATCAAGTGAGACtacttttttagatattttatattagaaaaatacttaatgaaattaataaaaatcattccaaacataattaaataaataaaaacaaagattcatgtccaaaatctcatcaaattaGTCTTTGAAAGTCTAGAACAACAAtagtaaaataaacataataagTAACATTGAGAAGTGGAAATATAGCTTGCTGCTCGAACCACAGGCtcaatcttcatcttcattgtcttcatcactGGAATCGACGTCTAGCCACCGTCtgtaaaaatagaataattcaagattaaaACTCCCGCATAATTAtgattttactatatttattcGAATTATTAAATTTACGTCATTACAGCATATCACCAGTATTAATTCCAGCAATTTCATCTTCAAGAATGACCTTTAAGCATCGTAACTGAGACATCAGACATTGTATACCTAGCAAAGTAGAATTTAAGTAAGAAAATGATAGTTTTGAGTTGTATAGGAATCTATAAATTAAACAGTACCTTCGTAAACAGAGATCCTCCAAAACAGAAGAGTACACTTTATTGGTTCATTAGCATAGGTAGGAGAAGTGATAATTTTTTTCCGCTTCTCAAGAAATGCAGTACAAACCGAACCAACAGCAACACATTCAATCTCTTGTCcactttcaaaaataatttgattgtgTATAAGTTTATCAATaactgttttaaataataatcgaatgtattaaaatatcatcaaaagttttatatattatcttacTTGTGTTCAAGGATGGTGAATGTCACAACTTCATTTTCTGAAATGTAGCCATTTTGATGTTCAAGGAAATCAATTGTCTGAGGCTCGTTTACATGTACCACCATTCCTAAGGCATCTAACATAAAGGAAAATTccaatggaaaacaaaaacaattttttgtttaaaaaacaaatcaaaaagacATCATTTAAAGTAGAATATAATCACTTAAGGATGGATTTATTAAGATGACTTAAGTATAAAAACTTACCTACACAACGGTTCTTCTCGTCAGGCGTTGAATTATGCATTCTCAATGCATCATACATAAGGATAAAATTGTCAGTACTTCGCGGATTAATTgggatcatttttgttttatcctgTATCAGGATCTCAAACGGATGGTTTGAGTTTCGGAATGTTTGTTGACCTTCAATCACTAAAAATCCAGAAATCTCGTACAAGTCTCCTTCATTGATCTTTCCATAGTAATTGTCTACATAAAGTTCCACATCTATCTTGGCATCAATCCTATTTCCCTATGATAGAAACATAATATAGAAtttcattgatttatttttgttgtttttctcatttgatatttggaaaaaaataacgGCAACATGGGATGAGGAAGAAAATTTACCCTTTCGTCTActaaaatcaaactttgatagAAAGGTTGTCCTTGAATAAAATAAGGTGGCCATTCTCTAAGAATTTTCACAGCAACTTTCCGGTTACGTAAAGTAGGATTCAGATCTTTTAAGTACATCACCATCCCGATTGCCCTTTTTTTTGCGTGTATTTAGAAGCAAGGAAAAGTTTCAGAgagaagtttcaaatattacaATATCTTTTGTTATAGTTCGTATATTCATAGAACAAAGAAGATAAGGATTATAAGAATCAGAGTTATAGAATTGTGTGGATTGTATTAAAACCCGTGGTCTACACAGGGAAAGCTGCATGAGTCTTTGTTCGATAAGAATGAACAATGTTTTCGTATTTCCagaatactttatttttaaaatttaatctgGACGGTTGAAACTCTAAATTTCAGATTGCATGtctaactttatttttttttccaacttgcATGCTGACATCTTTTAATTACCATGCATTGGGCTATCGTTTTTTTGTTACGATTTTTGTTGAAACTTTATTGGAAACCTAAAAGActttatattcttattttttttgtaagtattTTATATGTAgctatttttatcaattttttgttaaaataaaatttatggttaATTTAACCATAAATcgttatatgtaaataaatttaaacctttatttatattaaagcaagaattaaaaataatccatctattatttaaatataaaataatcaaaaccccCTCAAATCCCTAATAAGCCATAAAAATGAGGGAGTCAGTCTTCTATTTGCGAGTCCTCTTCCTTTGTCTCCTATAAAACAGTTAAGTAGTACATGAAAGAAGTTTAGAAACGAATTTAGTTTTCATCTAATATATAGCATGAACAGAGATGATATTCTTACAATTCCATCATTTTTGCCACCTCTGAATTATGCGGATTGAGTTTTATTCGcgtacaaactgtagaagatatacttctttttccCGCAAagtaataacaaaattaattattttaataccCGATCAACAGAACTGTGCAATAagaataatcaaattaaatctaAACCTTGGAAATCTTCAATAACACCCCATcgaataacacaaattaaacgATCACCTCGGAATGATTTTAAAGCATCGTAGAATTTTGCAGCCGGTGTTTCGAATAATTCACACCTTATTAGGGTTCCACTAAAATGTCAAGaatttaaattgtatgtttCAATATAATGGCTCAAGATTAtgattatgtataatatatatatatatatataagtattataATTTACCTGAAATCACGAAGATCAAAAGAGATTTTGTGGTTAATTGAGTAATCCTCTCCTCTAGaatttattttaagattttcgTCAGTACTTTGCAGCTCAtcgtcctcttcctcctcatctAAATCTTGGACATATTTATCGTCATTATGATCATCGTTACCACTATCATTTGATTGATATTCGTCCTCAtcatcaatttcttcttcagtATCACCCTCTTCTTCATCCATTGTATCATAACAAATATCATCTTCCTCATTACTTGCTTCTTGTATATAATCATCATCGTCCTGATCTCCAATATCACTGTCATCTTCAGATTCTTCAAATATTGTGCAATCTGATTCAGAGTGATCATGAAaagtaatgtttttcttttgctctgAACCATATCGAGTACAGTACTTAAATAACATACGAATATTATCACTTTGTGTTACGTCCAAATGTTTCTTATTAATTTCCAACCCCTTGATTTCCTCgttttcttgtaattttctGAAATTACAACTGAATTCGCCAACATTTACAACCTCACTAATGACgtatgtataaaatttaaattagttcaaatacaaagtattacaaataataattgaaattaatttcaaaataactaaaataattcCTCACTGACTAAGTAATCTTCACATTGGGTACCCTGATGAATGAGATTGAAATCGACGAAATCATAGAAATCTTcccctccaacaattgaattctCTTTGCAT is drawn from Camelina sativa cultivar DH55 chromosome 8, Cs, whole genome shotgun sequence and contains these coding sequences:
- the LOC104709581 gene encoding serine/threonine-protein phosphatase 4 regulatory subunit 2-like, which produces MEIRVKVLCLWEEKGPSLEMVLSDIKGVKVQCSFRGDVYDRFVSKFKVGDWLDFEDFKVVEQNGSCLATTHRYKIVILYNTKCKENSIVGGEDFYDFVDFNLIHQEQKKNITFHDHSESDCTIFEESEDDSDIGDQDDDDYIQEASNEEDDICYDTMDEEEGDTEEEIDDEDEYQSNDSGNDDHNDDKYVQDLDEEEEDDELQSTDENLKINSRGEDYSINHKISFDLRDFR